One segment of Capnocytophaga sp. oral taxon 878 DNA contains the following:
- a CDS encoding RagB/SusD family nutrient uptake outer membrane protein, translating into MKNIIHKSFVALALMGVMSCSDDFFEKTPQNSLDPSKIDADLFVGMRNSIYTQIPGGYGNIFEDGFADNGYSRNAWDSNGSSVQANTLDATQDYGYAGYYSGIRICNQVIEQVDTFEKLPTDLRIKYKAEARVMRAWLYGNLTLYFNNVPFVTSIANDYPEGLAQTSATEIRTWVLKELDEAIATLPITNDKGCFNKGKAYAIKARMAYFFGNYQQAEAAARYVIDNGGYRLHQISALTEDMVKDGNYFKQFVDFSTYGISEQDFIKGLFNYQDIWKADNSPETIIAKEYIANQREGSWLRVTALLTPNLVSKRAWATIVPIQELVDAYWTTDGKTKPTLATMEQRIQQYKTLDTEIKTIQAANKSTYSQAVGTIASSLPNKAYMQQFKNRDSRLYASIVFPFSSISKYRMGEYHQYIPDIVNYGKSGYAFRKMSGADDVATIWDNTYYTTGVDFPVIRLAEMLLIYAEAHTQNTGYDGTVETELNKLRTRAGMPNVPTGLSKNDALDFIRKERRIEMAGEGLRFLDIRLYEDDTRNGGFKGTEAASVVMTGQIHDVVGNPGAKKTWAERLMYLPFPTTALDKNKNSGMKQNPGY; encoded by the coding sequence ATGAAAAATATCATACATAAATCATTCGTTGCCTTGGCACTAATGGGGGTGATGAGCTGTAGTGACGATTTTTTTGAAAAAACGCCTCAGAACTCTTTAGACCCCTCAAAAATTGATGCAGACCTTTTTGTAGGAATGCGTAATAGTATTTATACCCAAATACCTGGTGGTTATGGTAATATTTTTGAAGATGGCTTTGCTGATAATGGCTATTCACGTAATGCTTGGGATAGCAATGGGAGCTCAGTGCAAGCTAATACTCTTGATGCAACTCAAGATTATGGTTATGCAGGTTATTACTCTGGTATTCGTATTTGTAATCAGGTGATTGAACAAGTAGATACATTTGAAAAACTACCTACTGATTTACGTATTAAGTATAAGGCTGAAGCTCGAGTAATGCGAGCTTGGCTTTATGGTAATCTTACACTTTACTTTAATAATGTACCTTTTGTAACATCTATAGCTAATGATTATCCTGAGGGACTTGCACAAACATCAGCTACTGAAATCAGAACGTGGGTATTAAAAGAATTAGATGAAGCTATAGCTACTTTACCTATAACTAATGATAAAGGCTGTTTTAATAAAGGAAAAGCTTATGCTATCAAGGCACGTATGGCTTACTTTTTTGGTAATTATCAACAAGCTGAAGCTGCAGCTCGCTACGTAATTGATAATGGAGGTTACCGTTTGCATCAAATATCAGCTCTTACTGAAGATATGGTAAAGGATGGTAATTATTTTAAACAATTTGTAGATTTTAGTACTTATGGTATAAGTGAGCAAGATTTTATTAAGGGCTTGTTTAATTACCAAGATATTTGGAAAGCTGATAATAGTCCAGAAACTATCATTGCTAAAGAATATATTGCTAATCAACGAGAAGGAAGTTGGCTTAGGGTAACAGCCTTGCTAACCCCTAACTTAGTCTCTAAACGCGCTTGGGCTACTATAGTACCTATACAAGAATTGGTTGATGCTTATTGGACAACAGACGGGAAAACTAAACCCACTTTGGCTACTATGGAACAGCGTATACAACAATATAAAACATTAGATACAGAGATAAAAACTATCCAAGCCGCTAATAAGTCAACTTACAGTCAAGCTGTGGGTACTATAGCAAGTAGTTTGCCTAATAAAGCTTATATGCAACAATTTAAAAACCGTGATAGTCGTTTGTATGCTTCCATTGTATTTCCTTTCTCTTCTATTAGTAAATATCGTATGGGGGAATATCATCAATATATCCCTGATATTGTAAACTATGGGAAAAGTGGTTATGCTTTTAGGAAAATGAGTGGAGCTGATGATGTCGCTACTATTTGGGACAATACTTATTACACTACAGGGGTCGATTTTCCTGTAATTCGTTTGGCCGAAATGCTTCTTATCTATGCAGAAGCTCACACTCAAAATACAGGTTACGATGGTACTGTCGAAACTGAACTCAATAAGCTTCGTACCCGTGCAGGCATGCCTAATGTACCTACAGGGCTTTCTAAAAATGATGCTCTTGATTTTATTCGTAAAGAGCGTCGTATCGAAATGGCTGGTGAAGGTCTTCGTTTCTTAGATATTCGTTTGTATGAAGACGATACCCGCAATGGAGGATTTAAAGGTACTGAGGCAGCTAGTGTAGTAATGACCGGACAAATACACGATGTAGTAGGTAACCCAGGGGCTAAAAAAACATGGGCAGAACGTTTAATGTATCTTCCTTTCCCAACTACAGCTTTAGATAAAAATAAAAACTCTGGAATGAAACAAAATCCTGGCTATTAA
- a CDS encoding PorP/SprF family type IX secretion system membrane protein gives MNKALHILIWVGIMGISFAKAQNIDPAYIFTHQHQNLVNPAAVGLELGHTVSVNIRNQFRDMIEAPLTQTFFTTHRLTDRVAIGASIANNKVFIQKQAGIYLDASYSIPITYNSNLIGGVKFGGDFFNIDAGEMSQYNYLYNQYYANGDRMHPTYYYSSYLQSISGKFQTNFGAGLFYDHPYFYLGFSIPNMLASDKVRVDNDVMTSVAENKYYYILGGYYWRPTPEFTVKPRIQLRLAEGKTPLSDLTLAGNFVERAELGLTYRTDKAANVYVLFNIPDYYVSIGYGFESYFQTHLNLQSRNSHEFLVQFKW, from the coding sequence ATGAATAAAGCCTTACATATCCTAATATGGGTAGGTATAATGGGAATCAGTTTTGCAAAAGCCCAAAATATAGACCCTGCATACATTTTCACTCATCAACATCAAAACTTGGTTAACCCTGCTGCTGTAGGGTTGGAACTAGGGCACACTGTGTCGGTAAACATACGGAATCAGTTTCGTGATATGATTGAAGCCCCTCTGACACAGACCTTTTTCACTACTCACCGACTTACTGATAGGGTGGCGATAGGAGCTTCAATAGCTAACAACAAAGTATTTATACAAAAACAAGCTGGTATTTACCTTGATGCTTCATATAGCATCCCTATTACTTACAACTCAAACCTTATAGGAGGGGTAAAGTTTGGTGGTGATTTTTTTAATATAGATGCTGGAGAAATGAGCCAATATAATTATCTTTACAATCAATACTACGCCAATGGCGACCGCATGCACCCTACTTACTATTACAGTTCGTATTTACAGAGCATTTCGGGTAAGTTTCAAACTAATTTTGGTGCTGGACTTTTTTATGACCATCCTTATTTTTATTTAGGCTTCTCTATTCCTAATATGTTAGCTTCGGATAAAGTACGTGTAGATAATGATGTTATGACCTCTGTTGCAGAAAATAAATACTACTATATATTAGGTGGTTACTATTGGCGCCCTACCCCAGAGTTTACCGTAAAACCACGCATACAACTACGCTTAGCAGAAGGCAAAACTCCTCTCTCTGATCTGACCTTGGCTGGTAACTTTGTAGAACGTGCTGAACTTGGACTTACCTATCGTACTGATAAAGCGGCTAATGTTTATGTTCTTTTTAACATTCCTGATTATTATGTAAGTATAGGTTACGGATTTGAGAGTTATTTCCAAACGCATCTAAACCTACAATCACGTAACTCACACGAATTTTTAGTGCAGTTTAAATGGTAA
- the aroB gene encoding 3-dehydroquinate synthase — MNSILSYNYKVYFQEKGTDFLNSYLANTQPSKIFLLTDSNTNPNCLPVFLPSLATNVPIEIIEIEAGEPHKNIDTCTQVWYALSELGADRHSLLINIGGGVVTDLGGFVASTYMRGIPFINVPTSLLAMVDASVGGKTGVDLGSLKNLIGVINTPQGVIINTDYLMTLPANELRSGMAEMFKHGLINSASYWEKMCRLSEYDSEYLSTLIYESVLIKNEIVIQDPTEKGLRKTLNYGHTLGHAIESYCLQNPNRKRLIHGEAIAIGMVLASYLSATQLGFSLDDCNKIKAVLGEYFTKEYFSKEEITEICELMRFDKKNIGGNILFVLLEAIGKPKIDCIVPFEEIHKAFEYYHNN; from the coding sequence ATGAACTCTATACTATCATATAACTATAAAGTGTATTTTCAAGAGAAAGGAACTGATTTTTTGAATAGTTACCTTGCTAATACACAGCCTTCAAAAATATTTCTGCTTACTGATAGTAATACAAACCCAAACTGCTTACCTGTTTTTCTGCCTTCATTGGCTACTAATGTTCCTATTGAAATCATTGAAATAGAAGCTGGTGAACCGCATAAAAATATTGATACTTGTACGCAAGTGTGGTATGCCCTCTCGGAACTGGGAGCTGACCGCCATTCGCTTCTTATTAATATAGGCGGTGGGGTGGTTACTGACCTTGGTGGCTTTGTAGCTTCTACTTATATGCGAGGCATACCTTTTATAAATGTGCCTACGAGCCTTTTGGCTATGGTAGACGCCTCGGTAGGTGGTAAAACAGGAGTTGACTTGGGCTCTCTTAAAAACCTTATAGGGGTAATAAATACACCACAAGGGGTAATCATAAATACTGATTACCTGATGACTCTTCCTGCTAATGAACTGCGCAGCGGTATGGCTGAAATGTTTAAACACGGACTTATAAATTCTGCCTCATATTGGGAGAAGATGTGTAGGCTAAGTGAGTATGATAGCGAATACTTAAGCACCTTAATTTATGAGTCGGTATTAATTAAAAATGAAATTGTAATTCAAGACCCTACAGAGAAAGGCTTACGCAAAACTTTAAATTACGGGCATACTCTTGGGCATGCTATTGAGAGTTATTGCTTACAAAACCCTAATAGAAAACGCCTTATACACGGGGAAGCTATAGCTATAGGGATGGTATTGGCCTCGTATCTTTCGGCAACACAATTAGGTTTTAGCTTAGATGATTGCAATAAAATAAAAGCTGTATTGGGTGAATATTTTACTAAAGAATATTTTAGCAAAGAAGAAATAACTGAAATATGCGAACTAATGCGCTTTGATAAGAAGAATATAGGGGGTAATATACTTTTTGTATTATTGGAAGCAATAGGGAAACCTAAAATAGATTGTATAGTGCCTTTTGAAGAGATTCACAAAGCATTTGAGTATTACCATAACAATTAA